Proteins encoded in a region of the Vicia villosa cultivar HV-30 ecotype Madison, WI linkage group LG5, Vvil1.0, whole genome shotgun sequence genome:
- the LOC131601838 gene encoding uncharacterized protein LOC131601838 isoform X3, producing the protein MSEPHKQLNKKFDHLVLGPAAGQGLSNRLQCQGSKALNRTHSSNDRLGVDGSITFVTVFTIYNSSLDRVDDKSSKTVVGNTSYNKMDRSMAVLNVFINFIQVAMPQSEVIILTDPVSDLSVHRNRVSLYPIQGEYSRDKLMLQRIRSYITFLETRLHKLSQNPRDITHYIFTDSDIAVVDDLGQIFRDHPDCHMALTFRNNKGQPLNSGFIAVRGTSDGILRAKLFLQEVLKVYVSKYTNASRMLGDQLALAFVVKSKPHFDASRFAKTVAFSDDIGGTSILFLPCAIYNWTPPEGAGQFHGMPLNVKVVHFKGSRKRLMLESWNFYSATPDIADMLCLILGSGRTKYDF; encoded by the exons ATGTCAGAACCCCATAAACAACTAAACAAGAAATTTGATCATCTGGTTCTTGGTCCTGCTGCTGGCCAAGGCTTGTCAAACCGTTTGCAATGCCAAG GATCAAAAGCTCTCAACAGGACCCATTCTTCAAATGACAGATTAGGTGTAGATGGAAGTATTACATTTGTAACTGTCTTTACTATTTATAATTCTTCTCTTGATAGAGTAGATGATAAATCCTCAAAAACAGTCGTTGGCAACACTTCATATAATAAGATGGACAGGTCAATGGCTGTGTTGAATGTCTTCATTAACTTCATTCAG GTAGCAATGCCCCAGAGCGAAGTGATTATTCTCACAGATCCAGTTTCTGACCTTTCAGTGCACAGAAATAGGGTCTCTCTGTATCCCATACAAGGTGAATATTCAAGAGACAAGTTGATGCTCCAAAGGATCAGGTCTTACATT ACCTTTTTAGAAACACGACTTCACAAACTTTCTCAGAATCCGAGGGATATCACTCATTACATCTTCACCGATTCTGATATAGCAGTGGTTGATGATTTAGGGCAGATTTTTCGCGACCATCCTGATTGTCATATGGCTCTGACCTTCAGGAACAACAAGGGTCAGCCTTTGAATTCAGGATTCATTGCAGTAAGGGGTACTTCTGATGGAATTTTAAG GGCAAAGCTTTTTCTACAAGAGGTTTTGAAAGTTTATGTCTCAAAATACACAAATGCTTCCCGCATGCTGGGTGATCAGTTAGCTCTTGCTTTTGTTGTGAAGTCAAAACCTCATTTCGATGCCAGCAGGTTTGCCAAAACAGTTGCTTTCTCTGATGACATTGGTGGTACCTCAATATTGTTCTTACCCTGTGCCATATACAACTGGACTCCACCTGAGGGTGCTGGTCAATTTCATGGCATGCCTTTGAATGTTAAG GTTGTTCATTTTAAAGGATCAAGAAAACGTCTAATGCTCGAATCATGGAATTTTTATTCAGCAACTCCTGACATTGCTGATATGTTATGCCTCATTTTGGGAAGTGGAAGAACAAAATATGATTTTTGA
- the LOC131601838 gene encoding uncharacterized protein LOC131601838 isoform X2, producing the protein MKMFSGWRRFAFGVLLILLLTHLFSVTELNSSKMSEPHKQLNKKFDHLVLGPAAGQGLSNRLQCQGSKALNRTHSSNDRLGVDGSITFVTVFTIYNSSLDRVDDKSSKTVVGNTSYNKMDRSMAVLNVFINFIQVAMPQSEVIILTDPVSDLSVHRNRVSLYPIQGEYSRDKLMLQRIRSYITFLETRLHKLSQNPRDITHYIFTDSDIAVVDDLGQIFRDHPDCHMALTFRNNKGQPLNSGFIAVRGTSDGILRAKLFLQEVLKVYVSKYTNASRMLGDQLALAFVVKSKPHFDASRFAKTVAFSDDIGGTSILFLPCAIYNWTPPEGAGQFHGMPLNVKVVHFKGSRKRLMLESWNFYSATPDIADMLCLILGSGRTKYDF; encoded by the exons ATGAAAATGTTCAGTGGTTGGCGTCGTTTTGCTTTTGGTGTTCTATTAATTTTACTCCTTACTCATCTGTTTTCTG TCACAGAGCTGAACAGCTCAAAAATGTCAGAACCCCATAAACAACTAAACAAGAAATTTGATCATCTGGTTCTTGGTCCTGCTGCTGGCCAAGGCTTGTCAAACCGTTTGCAATGCCAAG GATCAAAAGCTCTCAACAGGACCCATTCTTCAAATGACAGATTAGGTGTAGATGGAAGTATTACATTTGTAACTGTCTTTACTATTTATAATTCTTCTCTTGATAGAGTAGATGATAAATCCTCAAAAACAGTCGTTGGCAACACTTCATATAATAAGATGGACAGGTCAATGGCTGTGTTGAATGTCTTCATTAACTTCATTCAG GTAGCAATGCCCCAGAGCGAAGTGATTATTCTCACAGATCCAGTTTCTGACCTTTCAGTGCACAGAAATAGGGTCTCTCTGTATCCCATACAAGGTGAATATTCAAGAGACAAGTTGATGCTCCAAAGGATCAGGTCTTACATT ACCTTTTTAGAAACACGACTTCACAAACTTTCTCAGAATCCGAGGGATATCACTCATTACATCTTCACCGATTCTGATATAGCAGTGGTTGATGATTTAGGGCAGATTTTTCGCGACCATCCTGATTGTCATATGGCTCTGACCTTCAGGAACAACAAGGGTCAGCCTTTGAATTCAGGATTCATTGCAGTAAGGGGTACTTCTGATGGAATTTTAAG GGCAAAGCTTTTTCTACAAGAGGTTTTGAAAGTTTATGTCTCAAAATACACAAATGCTTCCCGCATGCTGGGTGATCAGTTAGCTCTTGCTTTTGTTGTGAAGTCAAAACCTCATTTCGATGCCAGCAGGTTTGCCAAAACAGTTGCTTTCTCTGATGACATTGGTGGTACCTCAATATTGTTCTTACCCTGTGCCATATACAACTGGACTCCACCTGAGGGTGCTGGTCAATTTCATGGCATGCCTTTGAATGTTAAG GTTGTTCATTTTAAAGGATCAAGAAAACGTCTAATGCTCGAATCATGGAATTTTTATTCAGCAACTCCTGACATTGCTGATATGTTATGCCTCATTTTGGGAAGTGGAAGAACAAAATATGATTTTTGA
- the LOC131601838 gene encoding uncharacterized protein LOC131601838 isoform X1, whose product MKMFSGWRRFAFGVLLILLLTHLFSAVTELNSSKMSEPHKQLNKKFDHLVLGPAAGQGLSNRLQCQGSKALNRTHSSNDRLGVDGSITFVTVFTIYNSSLDRVDDKSSKTVVGNTSYNKMDRSMAVLNVFINFIQVAMPQSEVIILTDPVSDLSVHRNRVSLYPIQGEYSRDKLMLQRIRSYITFLETRLHKLSQNPRDITHYIFTDSDIAVVDDLGQIFRDHPDCHMALTFRNNKGQPLNSGFIAVRGTSDGILRAKLFLQEVLKVYVSKYTNASRMLGDQLALAFVVKSKPHFDASRFAKTVAFSDDIGGTSILFLPCAIYNWTPPEGAGQFHGMPLNVKVVHFKGSRKRLMLESWNFYSATPDIADMLCLILGSGRTKYDF is encoded by the exons ATGAAAATGTTCAGTGGTTGGCGTCGTTTTGCTTTTGGTGTTCTATTAATTTTACTCCTTACTCATCTGTTTTCTG CAGTCACAGAGCTGAACAGCTCAAAAATGTCAGAACCCCATAAACAACTAAACAAGAAATTTGATCATCTGGTTCTTGGTCCTGCTGCTGGCCAAGGCTTGTCAAACCGTTTGCAATGCCAAG GATCAAAAGCTCTCAACAGGACCCATTCTTCAAATGACAGATTAGGTGTAGATGGAAGTATTACATTTGTAACTGTCTTTACTATTTATAATTCTTCTCTTGATAGAGTAGATGATAAATCCTCAAAAACAGTCGTTGGCAACACTTCATATAATAAGATGGACAGGTCAATGGCTGTGTTGAATGTCTTCATTAACTTCATTCAG GTAGCAATGCCCCAGAGCGAAGTGATTATTCTCACAGATCCAGTTTCTGACCTTTCAGTGCACAGAAATAGGGTCTCTCTGTATCCCATACAAGGTGAATATTCAAGAGACAAGTTGATGCTCCAAAGGATCAGGTCTTACATT ACCTTTTTAGAAACACGACTTCACAAACTTTCTCAGAATCCGAGGGATATCACTCATTACATCTTCACCGATTCTGATATAGCAGTGGTTGATGATTTAGGGCAGATTTTTCGCGACCATCCTGATTGTCATATGGCTCTGACCTTCAGGAACAACAAGGGTCAGCCTTTGAATTCAGGATTCATTGCAGTAAGGGGTACTTCTGATGGAATTTTAAG GGCAAAGCTTTTTCTACAAGAGGTTTTGAAAGTTTATGTCTCAAAATACACAAATGCTTCCCGCATGCTGGGTGATCAGTTAGCTCTTGCTTTTGTTGTGAAGTCAAAACCTCATTTCGATGCCAGCAGGTTTGCCAAAACAGTTGCTTTCTCTGATGACATTGGTGGTACCTCAATATTGTTCTTACCCTGTGCCATATACAACTGGACTCCACCTGAGGGTGCTGGTCAATTTCATGGCATGCCTTTGAATGTTAAG GTTGTTCATTTTAAAGGATCAAGAAAACGTCTAATGCTCGAATCATGGAATTTTTATTCAGCAACTCCTGACATTGCTGATATGTTATGCCTCATTTTGGGAAGTGGAAGAACAAAATATGATTTTTGA
- the LOC131601840 gene encoding protein WHAT'S THIS FACTOR 9, mitochondrial-like, whose protein sequence is MARSSKLYHHFNHIRTFVNARVKWVRDPDLDTAVLKEKNLKHVISLKNHIVSSPSKSLSIYNASMLKSSLDLPMTTVKFVEKYHHVFSQFQPGPGLPPRVKLTTQALSLHKEEMEVHNSPINREETARRLARLLMLAGMERLPIYVIEKLKWDMGLPHDYVKTLLAYYPDYFDVCVVKDPSSGEDVLALELVSWRKDLSVSELEKRVISVNYGADKRRHDIAFPMFLPPSFALEKRVKTWVEGWQTLPYISPYENAFHLDSNSDQAEKWTVAILHELLSLLVSKKTERENFICYGECLGLGSRFKKALVHHPGIFYICNKIRTQTVVLREAYRNEFLVKKHPVMGMRYWYIHLMTKT, encoded by the coding sequence ATGGCTCGTTCCTCCAAACTCTATCACCACTTCAACCACATTAGGACTTTCGTGAATGCGAGGGTTAAATGGGTTCGAGATCCCGATCTCGACACTGCAGTTCTCAAAGAGAAAAATCTCAAACACGTAATTTCTCTCAAGAACCATATTGTTTCATCTCCTTCCAAATCCTTATCCATCTACAATGCGTCTATGTTGAAATCTTCACTCGACCTTCCTATGACAACGGTCAAATTCGTTGAGAAATATCATCATGTTTTCTCTCAGTTCCAACCGGGTCCTGGTCTCCCTCCACGCGTTAAGCTTACTACTCAGGCTTTATCGCTCCATAAAGAAGAGATGGAAGTGCATAATTCTCCTATTAACCGTGAAGAGACTGCTCGGAGGCTGGCAAGGCTTCTGATGCTTGCTGGCATGGAGAGATTGCCGATTTATGTGATTGAGAAGCTAAAGTGGGATATGGGTCTTCCGCATGATTATGTTAAAACTCTTTTGGCTTATTACCCTGATTATTTTGATGTTTGTGTGGTAAAAGATCCGTCGTCTGGGGAAGATGTGCTTGCTTTAGAACTTGTTTCTTGGAGAAAAGATCTTTCTGTGTCGGAATTAGAGAAGAGGGTAATAAGCGTGAACTATGGTGCAGATAAAAGACGACATGATATTGCATTTCCCATGTTTTTGCCCCCAAGTTTTGCTTTAGAGAAAAGGGTGAAAACTTGGGTAGAGGGTTGGCAAACATTGCCTTACATTTCTCCATACGAAAATGCATTTCATCTTGACTCGAATAGTGATCAGGCGGAGAAGTGGACGGTGGCAATTTTGCATGAATTGCTTTCTCTTTTAGTGTCAAAGAAGACAGAAAGAGAAAATTTTATTTGTTATGGAGAGTGTTTGGGGTTGGGCTCGAGATTTAAGAAGGCTTTGGTTCATCATCCTGGTATATTTTACATCTGTAATAAGATTAGGACTCAGACTGTCGTGCTTAGGGAGGCTTACAGAAATGAGTTTCTAGTTAAGAAACATCCAGTGATGGGTATGAGATATTGGTACATTCACCTCATGACGAAGACATAG